The DNA sequence TTCAAAGCAGATCAAAGCACTAAATTTCCCTTTAGGGGTTTCAAATACTGTATATGCGCTTCCTGGGTCACAAACTCCTTTCCCTTCAACATTCTTCAGAAAACCAACATAATAGCGCAAAGGCAGTACTTCCCAGAAAGGGACCGGATGTATCTTGTTGTATTGGCTTAAGACTTCGCCTTTTGGTGAGATAAGAAAAGCGCTGTTATAATGTTTTATCCTGCCGCCGACATTTTTAATATCACCGTTGCCGATCAGGAAATATGTTCCGGCTTCATTTACAATCTTGTACATCTTGCGCGCCAGGGCGGGATTCAGGCGGATGCTTTCCGTGATAACCGTTTCTGGCCAAACAATCAAGTCAGGCTTTTGAGCGGCGGCTTGTTTTGTCAAGTCTTCAAGCACGACCAGTGATCGGTCGGGGTTATACCCCTTTTCGGCCCGGAAATCGATCCCCGGTTGAATTAGCGCAAGCCTAAAATCGCCTTTTGTATCCGCCATACTTACTTTGGCAAATCCATAAACAAAACAGATAACTAGTATCGCCGCGACGGCAGAGAATTGTACTGCCGCAATTCTCGATCGCTCCTTGATGGCCAGAAAGATAGAAATATTTACTAATACGATAATGAAGGAGATCCCAAACACACCGATCTTGTCAGCAACCTGAATCAAATATATATTAAGGTGCTGGGAATAGCCCAAGATACCCGCCGGGAATCCCCAGGGGCCGATCGAGCGAACATATTCAATTAACGTCCATAATATTGGAGCAATCAATAGATTCAGGTTTTTCGTTCTATCCGCTATTAACCGATAGAACAAACAGAAT is a window from the Candidatus Margulisiibacteriota bacterium genome containing:
- the lnt gene encoding apolipoprotein N-acyltransferase, whose product is MRDVTVGKMSAPLAIISGILLALSYPLFNFWPLAWIALIPLFYALENSNIGQSFLLGWLAGLVMFIGQIFWLKVFHLSIPFIVSAYLGLYFGLFCLFYRLIADRTKNLNLLIAPILWTLIEYVRSIGPWGFPAGILGYSQHLNIYLIQVADKIGVFGISFIIVLVNISIFLAIKERSRIAAVQFSAVAAILVICFVYGFAKVSMADTKGDFRLALIQPGIDFRAEKGYNPDRSLVVLEDLTKQAAAQKPDLIVWPETVITESIRLNPALARKMYKIVNEAGTYFLIGNGDIKNVGGRIKHYNSAFLISPKGEVLSQYNKIHPVPFWEVLPLRYYVGFLKNVEGKGVCDPGSAYTVFETPKGKFSALICFEGMFPDLSKRFVSSGAQFLVNISNDSWSQSRTEHYQHASMNVFRAIENGVYYIRVGNSGVTKVIDPYGRIVKSLPIYKKGYLIADIKVGKF